A part of Streptomyces sp. DSM 40750 genomic DNA contains:
- a CDS encoding alpha/beta hydrolase, which translates to MAAALVELGDQAPTTATPDDIPAARERFNGGIPLMTDDELSCGGLLEIQERAVPGPPGAPDVSLLICRPAHGAEPRPIVYFTHPGGMVLGTNRLGLPLDWAQELDLVVVSVEYRLAPEHPHPAPVEDCYAGLLWTAEHAKEIGGDPDRIILAGGSAGGGLAAALALLARDRQGPRPIGQLLTCPMLDDRNDTLSAHQMTGLGVWDRTANETGWNALLGEARGTDDVSPYAAPARADDLSDLPPAFIDVGSAETFRDEDVTYASRIWQAGGSAELHVWPGGFHGFDGFVPQAALSVDARAARLRWLRRLLGE; encoded by the coding sequence TTGGCCGCCGCCCTGGTGGAACTCGGTGACCAGGCGCCGACCACGGCGACCCCGGACGACATCCCCGCGGCGAGAGAGCGGTTCAACGGCGGGATTCCCCTCATGACGGACGACGAACTGAGCTGTGGCGGGCTCTTGGAGATACAGGAGCGGGCGGTGCCCGGCCCGCCGGGCGCACCGGACGTCTCCCTGCTGATCTGTCGCCCCGCCCACGGGGCTGAACCACGGCCGATCGTGTACTTCACGCACCCCGGGGGCATGGTCCTCGGCACCAACCGGCTGGGCCTTCCCCTCGACTGGGCTCAGGAACTGGACCTGGTCGTGGTGTCGGTGGAATACCGGCTCGCCCCCGAGCATCCGCACCCGGCGCCGGTCGAGGACTGCTACGCCGGTCTGCTGTGGACGGCGGAACACGCCAAGGAGATCGGCGGCGATCCGGACCGCATCATCCTGGCCGGGGGCAGCGCGGGCGGCGGACTCGCCGCGGCCCTCGCACTCCTCGCCCGCGACCGCCAGGGCCCCCGCCCCATCGGCCAGCTCCTGACGTGCCCGATGCTCGACGACCGCAACGACACACTGTCCGCCCACCAGATGACCGGGCTCGGCGTATGGGACCGCACCGCCAACGAGACCGGCTGGAACGCGCTGTTGGGCGAGGCACGTGGCACCGACGACGTCTCACCGTACGCCGCGCCGGCTCGCGCGGACGACCTCTCCGACCTGCCTCCCGCCTTCATCGACGTCGGCTCCGCGGAGACCTTCCGCGACGAGGACGTCACCTACGCCTCCAGGATCTGGCAGGCAGGAGGCAGCGCCGAACTGCATGTCTGGCCGGGCGGCTTCCACGGGTTCGACGGCTTCGTGCCGCAGGCGGCACTCTCGGTCGACGCCCGTGCGGCCCGTCTGCGGTGGCTGCGACGACTGCTGGGGGAGTGA
- a CDS encoding 3-hydroxybutyryl-CoA dehydrogenase, producing MDPVTRLGIVGCGLMGSGIAEVAARGGIDVRVAEATPDAVEAGRRRLTASLDRGVRRGKLGEEQRDQALARLSFTHDLSDMADRQFVIEAVAENRDIKADVLRTLDKAVEDPSAVLATNTSSIPVVDLAVVTERPAQVIGMHFFNPVPVQRLVEVIPTLITSADTVDRTRGFAEQLGKQAIQAPDRSGFVVNALLVPYLLSAVRMVESCSAQPEDIDRGMELGCAHPMGPLRLLDLIGLDTAQAVAESMYEEYKEPLYAPPALLRRMVAAGHLGRKSGRGFHTYDA from the coding sequence ATGGATCCCGTTACCCGCCTCGGCATTGTCGGTTGCGGCCTCATGGGCTCCGGCATCGCCGAAGTCGCCGCCCGCGGCGGCATCGACGTCCGCGTCGCCGAGGCCACACCGGACGCGGTCGAGGCAGGCCGCCGCCGGCTCACCGCCTCCCTCGACCGAGGCGTACGGCGTGGCAAGCTCGGCGAGGAGCAGCGCGACCAGGCCCTCGCCAGGCTTTCCTTCACCCACGACCTCAGCGACATGGCCGACCGCCAGTTCGTCATCGAGGCCGTCGCCGAGAACCGCGACATCAAGGCCGACGTCCTGCGCACCCTGGACAAGGCGGTCGAAGACCCTTCGGCGGTCCTGGCCACCAACACCTCCTCGATCCCCGTCGTCGATCTCGCCGTCGTCACCGAGCGGCCCGCGCAGGTCATCGGCATGCACTTCTTCAATCCGGTGCCCGTGCAGCGGCTGGTCGAGGTCATTCCCACCCTCATCACCAGCGCGGACACCGTGGACCGCACCCGCGGCTTCGCCGAGCAGTTGGGCAAACAGGCCATCCAGGCGCCCGACCGTTCCGGCTTCGTCGTCAACGCCCTCCTCGTTCCCTACCTGCTCAGCGCGGTCCGGATGGTGGAGTCGTGCTCCGCGCAGCCGGAGGACATCGACCGGGGCATGGAACTCGGATGCGCCCACCCCATGGGGCCGTTGCGCCTGCTCGACCTCATCGGCCTCGACACCGCCCAGGCCGTGGCCGAGTCGATGTACGAGGAGTACAAGGAGCCGCTGTACGCACCGCCCGCACTCCTGCGCCGCATGGTCGCCGCGGGTCACCTCGGCCGAAAGAGCGGACGCGGCTTCCACACCTACGACGCCTGA
- the icmF gene encoding fused isobutyryl-CoA mutase/GTPase IcmF: MSDLHRPAHPVRLVTASALFDGHDASINIMRRIFQSQGAEVIHLGHNRSVREVVDAALEEDAHGVAVSSYQGGHVEYFEYLVESLRARGADHIRVVGGGGGVIVPEEITRLRNSGVTIFSPEDGQRMGLAGMVNSVVEDCDFDLWDGKPTDAAAVLAGDRFAIARAITGAELGKLPPDLLEQLRAAAAARVMPVLGITGTGGSGKSSLTDELVRRFRVDQQDKLRIAVLAVDPTRRRGGGALLGDRIRMNSLDGNRVFFRSLATRGSHELPEHLSDVIDVVKAAGFDLVIVETPGIGQGDAAIVPYVDTSLYVMTPEFGAASQLEKIDMLDFADVVAINKFERRGAHDALRDVGRQLIRNREAFGMRPEDMPVYGTSAATFNDDGVTALYQHLKAGLAEKGLPLSEGALTPAGVRHSSGIRQVVPADRVRYLAEITDTVRAYHAETGHLAEAARRVQRLETVSAELVAADSDAANVRSLLRGAREQLPHHITEQIANWPAVIASYSGDEQVVKVRDKEIRTRLTRESLSGSKVPRVALPRFTDHGELVRFWRGENLPGHFPFTAGVFPFKRDGEDPARMFAGEGDPYRTNRRFKLLSEGQPATRLSTAFDSVTLYGRDPDERPDIYGKVGTSGVSVATLADMKALYDGFDLISPTTSVSMTINGPAPTILAFFLNTTIDQQMEGFRTAEGRDPSPEEAAELRAHALATVRGTVQADILKEDQGQNTCLFSTEFSLRMMADIQEWFIAHKVRNFYSVSISGYHIAEAGANPINQLAFTLANGFTYVEAYLARGMRIDDFAPNLSFFFSNGMDPEYSVLGRVARRIWAVAMKEKYGAGERSQKLKYHVQTSGRSLHAQEMDFNDIRTTLQALTAIYDNANSLHTNAYDEAVTTPSEESVRRALAIQLVINREWGLAMNENPLQGSFVIDELTDLVEEAVLQEFERISERGGVLGAMETGYQRGRIQDESMLYEQRKHDGTLPIIGVNTFLRPGGDSRPPELELARATETEKQSQLERVRAFRTRHRDQAHHALAALKDAATSGGNVFAVLMDATRVCSLQEITEAFFEVGGQYRRNV, from the coding sequence ATGAGCGATCTGCACCGACCCGCGCATCCTGTCCGCCTGGTCACGGCTTCGGCTCTGTTCGACGGGCATGACGCGTCGATCAACATCATGCGGCGGATCTTCCAGTCCCAGGGCGCCGAGGTGATCCACCTCGGACACAACCGGTCGGTGCGGGAGGTCGTGGACGCGGCGTTGGAGGAGGACGCCCACGGTGTCGCCGTCTCGTCGTACCAGGGCGGGCACGTGGAGTACTTCGAGTACCTGGTCGAGTCACTGCGTGCGCGGGGAGCCGACCACATCCGCGTGGTGGGCGGCGGAGGCGGCGTCATCGTGCCCGAGGAGATCACCCGGCTACGGAACAGCGGGGTGACCATCTTCTCCCCCGAGGACGGCCAGCGGATGGGCCTCGCCGGGATGGTCAACTCGGTCGTGGAGGACTGCGACTTCGACCTCTGGGACGGCAAGCCGACCGACGCCGCCGCCGTACTCGCCGGCGACCGCTTCGCGATCGCCCGCGCCATCACCGGCGCGGAACTGGGCAAGCTGCCCCCGGATCTCCTGGAGCAACTGCGTGCCGCCGCCGCGGCACGGGTCATGCCGGTGCTCGGCATCACCGGCACCGGCGGCTCCGGAAAGTCCTCTCTCACCGATGAACTGGTGCGCCGCTTCCGCGTCGACCAGCAGGACAAGCTGCGCATCGCGGTGCTCGCGGTCGACCCGACCCGCCGCCGCGGCGGCGGGGCACTGCTCGGTGACCGGATCCGCATGAACTCCCTCGACGGGAACCGGGTCTTCTTCCGGAGCCTGGCCACCCGTGGCAGCCACGAGCTGCCCGAGCACCTGTCCGACGTCATCGACGTGGTCAAGGCCGCCGGATTCGACCTGGTGATCGTGGAGACACCGGGCATCGGCCAGGGAGACGCCGCGATCGTGCCGTACGTCGACACCTCGCTGTATGTGATGACACCGGAGTTCGGTGCCGCCTCGCAGTTGGAGAAGATCGACATGCTCGACTTCGCCGACGTCGTGGCGATCAACAAGTTCGAGCGGCGCGGCGCGCACGACGCGCTGCGCGACGTGGGCCGCCAACTGATCCGTAACCGCGAGGCGTTCGGCATGCGGCCCGAGGACATGCCGGTGTACGGCACGTCGGCGGCGACCTTCAACGACGACGGTGTCACCGCGCTCTACCAGCACCTCAAGGCCGGGCTGGCCGAGAAGGGGCTGCCACTGTCCGAGGGCGCGCTGACACCGGCCGGCGTGCGCCACTCCTCCGGCATCCGGCAGGTGGTGCCCGCGGACCGGGTGCGCTACCTCGCCGAGATCACCGACACCGTCCGCGCGTACCACGCCGAGACCGGCCACCTGGCCGAAGCGGCAAGGCGGGTGCAGCGCCTGGAGACGGTCAGCGCCGAACTCGTCGCGGCCGACTCCGACGCGGCCAACGTGCGGTCGCTCCTTCGGGGCGCCCGCGAGCAGCTCCCGCACCACATCACGGAGCAGATCGCGAACTGGCCCGCCGTCATCGCCTCCTACTCCGGAGACGAGCAGGTGGTGAAGGTCCGGGACAAGGAGATCCGCACCAGGCTGACCCGCGAGTCCCTGTCCGGCAGCAAGGTCCCGCGCGTCGCCCTGCCCCGCTTCACCGACCACGGGGAGCTGGTGCGGTTCTGGCGCGGGGAGAACCTGCCCGGCCACTTCCCCTTCACGGCCGGGGTGTTCCCCTTCAAGCGCGACGGCGAGGACCCGGCGCGGATGTTCGCCGGTGAGGGCGATCCGTACCGTACGAACCGCCGCTTCAAGCTGCTCTCCGAGGGCCAACCGGCCACCCGCCTGTCCACCGCCTTCGACTCGGTCACCCTCTACGGCCGTGACCCGGACGAACGCCCCGACATCTACGGCAAGGTCGGCACGTCCGGAGTATCGGTGGCCACGCTGGCGGACATGAAGGCGCTCTACGACGGCTTCGACCTGATCTCGCCCACGACCTCGGTCTCCATGACCATCAACGGACCCGCGCCGACCATCCTGGCGTTCTTCCTCAACACCACCATCGACCAGCAGATGGAAGGGTTCCGAACCGCCGAGGGCCGGGACCCCTCGCCCGAGGAGGCGGCCGAGCTGCGGGCCCACGCGCTCGCCACCGTGCGCGGCACCGTGCAGGCCGACATCCTCAAGGAGGACCAGGGCCAGAACACCTGTCTGTTCTCCACCGAGTTCTCCCTGCGGATGATGGCCGACATCCAGGAGTGGTTCATCGCCCACAAGGTCCGCAACTTCTACTCCGTGTCCATTTCCGGCTACCACATCGCCGAAGCCGGTGCGAACCCCATCAACCAGCTCGCCTTCACCCTCGCCAACGGCTTCACCTACGTCGAGGCCTACCTCGCCCGGGGCATGCGCATCGACGACTTCGCCCCGAACCTGTCGTTCTTCTTCTCCAACGGCATGGACCCCGAGTACTCCGTCCTCGGCCGAGTCGCCCGCCGTATCTGGGCCGTCGCGATGAAGGAGAAGTACGGCGCGGGCGAACGCAGCCAGAAGCTGAAGTACCACGTCCAGACCTCCGGACGCTCCCTGCACGCCCAGGAGATGGACTTCAACGACATCCGCACCACCCTGCAGGCCCTCACGGCCATCTACGACAACGCCAACTCGCTGCACACCAACGCCTACGACGAGGCCGTCACCACCCCGTCCGAGGAGTCGGTACGGCGGGCGCTGGCGATCCAGCTCGTCATCAACCGCGAGTGGGGCCTGGCGATGAACGAGAACCCCCTGCAGGGATCGTTCGTCATCGACGAACTCACCGATCTGGTGGAGGAGGCCGTCCTCCAGGAGTTCGAGCGCATCAGCGAGCGCGGTGGTGTGCTGGGCGCGATGGAGACCGGCTACCAGCGGGGCCGTATCCAGGACGAGTCGATGCTGTACGAGCAGCGTAAGCACGACGGCACACTGCCCATCATCGGCGTCAACACCTTCCTCCGCCCCGGAGGCGACAGCCGGCCCCCGGAGCTGGAACTCGCCCGGGCCACCGAGACGGAGAAGCAGTCCCAGCTGGAGCGCGTGCGGGCCTTCCGGACTCGCCACCGCGACCAGGCCCACCATGCCCTGGCCGCTCTCAAGGACGCGGCGACGAGCGGCGGCAACGTCTTCGCCGTCCTCATGGACGCCACCCGGGTCTGCTCACTTCAGGAGATCACCGAAGCCTTCTTCGAGGTGGGCGGCCAATACCGCCGAAACGTCTGA
- a CDS encoding PDR/VanB family oxidoreductase has protein sequence MNDQLPPVDTTLVVATRVPAADGVVSLTLRRPDGGTLAAWTPGAHIDVLLDGEDGSDGGGLIRQYSLCGDPAERGAWQIAVLREPQGRGGSAYVHDHLREGTTVRVRGPRNNFPLRPAARHLFIAGGVGITPILPMVEAAEAAGADWSLLYGGRTRTSMAFLDRLVPHGDRVLIRPQDEYGLLDLAAHLGVPEEGTLVHACGPEPLLRAVQEQCAGWPPGTLGVERFAPVRTAATGPTGAFELELARSGLTLTVPPDRSVLETVEEAGVAVNFSCREGTCGTCETDVLDGRPDHRDSLLTEDERAAGDTMLICVSRSCGPRLVLDL, from the coding sequence ATGAACGATCAACTGCCCCCGGTCGACACGACCCTTGTCGTGGCGACCCGTGTCCCCGCCGCCGACGGCGTCGTCTCCCTCACCCTGCGCCGACCCGACGGCGGGACGCTCGCCGCCTGGACACCGGGCGCCCACATCGACGTACTCCTGGACGGCGAAGACGGCAGCGACGGCGGCGGTCTGATCCGCCAGTACTCCCTGTGCGGAGACCCGGCTGAACGCGGGGCCTGGCAGATCGCCGTGCTGCGTGAGCCGCAGGGCCGCGGCGGCTCCGCGTACGTCCACGACCACCTGCGCGAGGGCACCACCGTGCGGGTCCGCGGACCGCGGAACAACTTCCCGCTGCGCCCCGCCGCCCGCCATCTGTTCATCGCCGGCGGGGTCGGCATCACCCCCATCCTTCCCATGGTCGAGGCCGCCGAGGCCGCTGGGGCCGACTGGAGTCTGCTGTACGGCGGCCGCACCCGTACCTCCATGGCGTTCCTGGACCGCCTCGTCCCGCACGGGGACCGCGTGCTCATCCGTCCGCAGGACGAGTACGGCCTGCTGGACCTCGCCGCCCACCTCGGCGTGCCCGAGGAGGGCACCCTGGTGCACGCCTGTGGTCCCGAACCCTTGTTGCGGGCGGTCCAGGAGCAGTGCGCGGGCTGGCCGCCCGGCACGTTGGGCGTCGAACGGTTCGCCCCGGTACGGACGGCCGCGACCGGCCCGACCGGGGCCTTCGAGCTGGAGCTCGCCCGCTCCGGGCTCACCCTCACCGTGCCGCCGGACCGTTCGGTGCTCGAAACCGTGGAGGAGGCCGGCGTCGCGGTGAACTTCTCCTGCCGGGAAGGCACGTGCGGCACCTGCGAGACCGACGTACTCGACGGCAGGCCCGACCACCGCGACTCGCTGCTGACCGAGGACGAACGGGCCGCAGGAGACACCATGCTCATCTGCGTCTCCCGCTCGTGCGGGCCCCGCCTGGTCCTCGATCTGTGA